In Chlamydiales bacterium STE3, a single genomic region encodes these proteins:
- a CDS encoding Uncharacterized protein (Product derived from UniProtKB/Trembl:D1R7X2): protein MKKAVFGIIKTEPEAQKVVNQLESAGFSTSDISVIFSEKLKREGSGILNAEKSTAATTSEFGYEKHSKAPEGASTAATAGGVLGGSLGLLAGIGAISIPGLGAFIAAGPLMAALGGSAIGGSLGLFIGTLVGMGIPEYEAKLYQDSLNAGKYLISVHIENNDELNKAIEILRAEDVKDISSSMEKSSSD from the coding sequence ATGAAAAAAGCTGTTTTTGGCATCATAAAAACTGAGCCAGAGGCTCAAAAAGTGGTCAATCAACTTGAGTCAGCGGGTTTTTCAACCTCAGATATTTCGGTTATTTTTTCAGAAAAATTAAAACGAGAGGGTAGCGGGATTCTGAATGCTGAGAAAAGCACAGCAGCCACAACAAGTGAATTTGGCTATGAAAAACATTCTAAAGCCCCTGAAGGAGCCAGTACCGCAGCAACAGCAGGGGGAGTGTTAGGGGGTTCTCTTGGTTTGCTTGCTGGGATTGGAGCTATTTCGATTCCTGGTTTAGGAGCCTTTATTGCTGCGGGACCTCTCATGGCCGCTTTAGGAGGATCCGCTATTGGGGGAAGCTTAGGCCTTTTCATCGGCACCCTAGTGGGCATGGGAATTCCAGAATACGAAGCTAAACTGTACCAGGATAGCTTAAATGCGGGAAAATACCTCATTAGCGTTCATATCGAAAATAATGATGAGCTTAACAAGGCTATTGAAATCTTGCGCGCCGAAGACGTTAAGGATATCTCTAGCTCCATGGAAAAAAGCTCAAGTGATTAA
- a CDS encoding Protein YciF (Product derived from UniProtKB/Swiss-Prot:P21362;Gene name derived from UniProtKB/Swiss-Prot:P21362) — protein MSREDFMDLFIDELNDIYSAETQLVKALPKMVDAASSPDLKNAFEAHLKETRKQVERLEKVFTALGEKMGRETCEAMKGLALECEQVVQLYPQSALRDAALIVSAQKIEHYEIATYGALCTFAQELDLDDIQELLGETLDEEKSADEKLTGIAEGGLLSAGINQKALDR, from the coding sequence ATGTCTAGAGAAGATTTTATGGATTTGTTTATTGATGAGCTTAATGATATCTACAGTGCCGAGACTCAACTTGTCAAGGCATTACCAAAAATGGTTGATGCAGCTTCTTCACCGGATCTAAAAAATGCATTTGAAGCCCACTTAAAAGAAACGCGCAAGCAAGTAGAGCGGCTGGAAAAAGTCTTCACAGCTCTTGGTGAAAAAATGGGCCGTGAAACATGTGAAGCTATGAAAGGGTTGGCTCTTGAATGTGAGCAGGTCGTACAGCTTTACCCTCAATCTGCTTTAAGAGATGCTGCTTTGATTGTAAGTGCACAAAAAATTGAACATTATGAAATTGCAACATATGGCGCATTATGTACTTTTGCCCAAGAACTTGATTTAGATGATATTCAAGAGCTCTTAGGCGAAACTCTCGATGAAGAAAAATCTGCAGATGAAAAGCTGACAGGGATTGCTGAAGGTGGTCTTCTTTCAGCAGGGATTAACCAAAAAGCTCTCGACCGTTAA